A single Tachypleus tridentatus isolate NWPU-2018 chromosome 9, ASM421037v1, whole genome shotgun sequence DNA region contains:
- the LOC143227020 gene encoding zinc finger BED domain-containing protein 5-like, with protein sequence MEAHEIQGQLCSSSCTDGVATIIGKSSGAVARIKKKNPNIESIHCCLHRHAFAMKRMPEDLKEVLGDVTKIVNFIKSRSLNVRIFSLLCEDMGSLHKHLLLHTEIRWLSRGKVLARFYKLCEEIGFFLCECYFELAYKLRDKCWIQKVAYLSDVFAYLNESNATMQGTRVTYFKVQSKMEALQRKLKLWGEYILTEKLECLENLSGFLFMNEISLSEDTKVSVLQHISGLCTTIGEYFPPHSEQLLWIQNPFVDSANTNDLPLKEKEQLIEISTDDTLRTKFQQEEMFDSNDHRIH encoded by the coding sequence ATGGAAGCACATGAGATTCAAGGACAGCTTTGCTCAAGTAGTTGCACTGATGGTGTTGCAACTATAATTGGAAAATCTTCAGGTGCAGTGGCacgtataaaaaagaaaaatccgaacatcgagagtatccactgctgtcttcatcgtcatgcatttgcaatgaaacgaatgccagaagacttaaaagaggtattaGGTGATGTcacaaaaatagttaattttataaaatcaagatcACTCAAtgtgaggatcttcagtttactctgtgaggatatgggaagtttgcataaacATTTGTTGCTTCATACTGAAATCCGATGGCTTTCTCGGggaaaagtgcttgctcggttttacAAACTGTGTGAGGAAATAGGTTTCTTTTTATGTGAATGctattttgaacttgcatacaaattaagggacaaatgctggatacagaaagtggcttacctttcggaCGTATTTGCCTACCTAAATGAAtcgaatgctacaatgcagggtaccagggtaacgtacttcaaagttcagagtaaaatggaagcgctaCAACGTAAGttaaaactttggggtgaataTATACTTACGGAAAAACTTGAGTGCTTGGAAAACCTCAGtggttttttatttatgaatgaaatttccttaagtgaagatacaaaagtttcagtcttgcagcacatatctggTTTGTGTACAACTATTGGGGAGTACTTCCCTCCTCACTCAGAacaattactgtggattcaaaatccctttgttgactctgcaaataccaacgatttacctttgaaagagaaagaacagcttatagaaatttcaactgatgaCACCCTaagaacaaaatttcagcaggaagaaatgTTTGATTCAAATGACCATAGAATAcactga